CACAGCTAAGAGACCGCCGCATGCAACAGGGTGAAGAAGGAAGTGAAAACGTAAGAAATGTTGTTCAACGTAGACGCCCGAATACAGGCAACGCTGAGAATGGACAACGCCCCGCTGATACCGCAAGGTTATGGTATATCGACGCAGACGGCAACCTGGCCATCATGCCCGTTCGAACTGGAATAAGCGATGGCCAATCTACGGCAATTCAGGGGCCAGAACTCAAGCCGGGAATGATGATCATCACCGGTGTTACGCAGAGCAGTACGCAAAGCAACACCTCCAATCCGTTTCAAACCAACCAACAAGGTGGCGGACCACCCCGGCCCGGATTTTAGTCCCGCAAGCTTTGCATCATCGTCCCAGATTCGCCTTCAATTTAACAGACTCATGCAGATGGATAACACGGTCATACAGACAAATAACATCACCAAGGTCTACCAGATGGGCCGGACAGAAGTGAGAGCTTTAAGTGGCATAGACCTGACTGTTGAACGGGGT
The window above is part of the Bacteroidota bacterium genome. Proteins encoded here:
- a CDS encoding efflux RND transporter periplasmic adaptor subunit; the encoded protein is MEILVSVDESDIGQIQAEQAVRFTVQAYPEETFHGAVRQVRLQSSSQENVVNYTVVVDVDNSDGTLLPGMTATVDFLIETATDVLNVANAALRFRPTEEMTAQLRDRRMQQGEEGSENVRNVVQRRRPNTGNAENGQRPADTARLWYIDADGNLAIMPVRTGISDGQSTAIQGPELKPGMMIITGVTQSSTQSNTSNPFQTNQQGGGPPRPGF